ACCCGTATGCGTGGCTGATCCAAGCCACGTAAGTCATCGCCAGACACTGAATCAGGCCGAAAATAAAATTGATTTTGCGGCCTTTCATGCCGTAGATCAAACAGAGCACACCAGCAACACCTGAAATCATGCCGATGATTGAATCAGGTGCAATTGCATAGACGACAAATTGCAATAAAATAAGACAACTGATATAAATAACTTCAAACTTTTTCCAGTTTGCAAAGAGCTGAATGTAGAGCCAATTGAAGATTCCTTTGGATTCTGTGGACATAGTCGCGACCTCTTTTCGCAGTTAAAATAAAGCACTTGTACTTTGGATGAGTATTAAAAATAAAAAATACTTTATTTCAGCAATAGATTATCATGTATCTGCGAGAATAACAACAATTTTTTTCTCCAAGAAAACAGGATTTCGTGAAAACGCTTCCTTTTATCGAGAAAAGGTGTTATGATCTAATCAGGGTACAGCGAGATCATAAAACGGTAATTAGATTTACCAGCAAGTTTGATGCACGTGCGAATTGGATCTCCAGTGACCCGATCAGCGATATTATCAGCTTACCAACAGTATGAGCCGCCAGGTTTGATTCCTGGGACCAACAGCTATTGGCAGGTATACAGCGAGAAGCGTTCGGGTGATGCTGAATTAATCACGACTGTTGATAATATCGTTTTTTGTTGTCCAGAAGTTTAAAAAACCGTTTTTCTATTTTAGAGAAACGGTTTTAATATCTGCTTTTTTATTGATAATCCGTCCCGGATTGCCGACAACTGTCGCACCATCCGGCACATCATTTAAGACAACTGTGCCAGCGCCTACTTTAGCTCTTTGGCCAATTACGACTGGACCGAGAATTTGTGCACCGGCACCGATGAAAACGCCGTCCTCGATTTTTGGATGGCGTCGTCCGTCTGTGGCCTTGCGTGATCCTAGTGTGACGTTATGCAAAATGGTTACTTGGTTGCCGATGATCGTCGTTTCACCTATCACGACCCCATTTCCATGATCGATAAACAAAAATTTGCCAATTGAGGCGCCTGGATGAATGTCCACGCCTGTGGCACGTTTGCCCCAATGTGCGATGATCACTGCCAGCAAATAATGCCGGCGGCGATAGAGGAAATTGGCCAGCTGGTGATAGGCCAGCGCATGAAAACCAGGATAAGTTAAAAGTACTTCCCAGATACTGTGTGCGGCCGGATCACGCTTTTGGATCATGCCAGCCGCTTCAATTATATTTTTCAGGTGGCTCAAATTTGGTCAAAAGCTCCTTTTAAATCATTCAGCAGATCATCAATATCTTCTAAGCCGACTGATAAACGAATCAGTTCGTCTTGAATGCCGTTTTGAATGCGGATTTCACGGGGGATGGCTGCGTGAGTCATGACAGCTGGTACCTCGATCAGGCTTTCGATACCACCAAGGCTTTCAGCCAGATCGATAATTTTTAAGCTCTCGACAAATTTTTGAGTGTCGAGGCTTTTGTTAAGTTCAAAAGAAATCATGGCGCCAAAACCAGTCATTTGTTTTTTAGCAATGTCATAGCCGGCTGAATCTGGATCGCCGGGATAATAGACTTTAGCTACTTTTGCATTGCTTTTTAGGTAAGTGAATATCGTCCGAGCATTTTCTTCATGTGCCCGCATGCGGACGCCTAAAGTTTTAATGCCGCGCTGCAATAGCCAGCTGTCGTCAGGACTCAGAACAGCACCGATGGAATTCTGCAAAAAGGCCAGCTGCTTGGCGATTTGATCATCATTAGTGATCGCTAATCCGGCGATCAAATCGCTGTGGCCGCCCAGATATTTCGTGGCACTATGGACGACAATATCCGCACCTAATGCCA
The Oenococcus kitaharae DSM 17330 DNA segment above includes these coding regions:
- a CDS encoding trans-sulfuration enzyme family protein, which codes for MNFNTELIHGGSSEDPQTGAVSIPIYRASTFHQHALSAGPKWEYGRSGNPTRAALESLAAQIEGGTAAFAFASGSAAIHTVFSLFSAGDHIIVGNDVYGGTFRLINQFLKRFGLLFTVVDTRDLTAVTDAIQPNTKAIYLETPTNPLLNISDIKALAQIAKAHGLRTIVDNTFATPYNQQPLALGADIVVHSATKYLGGHSDLIAGLAITNDDQIAKQLAFLQNSIGAVLSPDDSWLLQRGIKTLGVRMRAHEENARTIFTYLKSNAKVAKVYYPGDPDSAGYDIAKKQMTGFGAMISFELNKSLDTQKFVESLKIIDLAESLGGIESLIEVPAVMTHAAIPREIRIQNGIQDELIRLSVGLEDIDDLLNDLKGAFDQI
- the cysE gene encoding serine O-acetyltransferase — protein: MIQKRDPAAHSIWEVLLTYPGFHALAYHQLANFLYRRRHYLLAVIIAHWGKRATGVDIHPGASIGKFLFIDHGNGVVIGETTIIGNQVTILHNVTLGSRKATDGRRHPKIEDGVFIGAGAQILGPVVIGQRAKVGAGTVVLNDVPDGATVVGNPGRIINKKADIKTVSLK